One Alnus glutinosa chromosome 3, dhAlnGlut1.1, whole genome shotgun sequence genomic region harbors:
- the LOC133863095 gene encoding ubiquitin-conjugating enzyme E2-17 kDa, with amino-acid sequence MASKRILKELKDLQKDPPTSCSAGPVAEDMFHWQATIMGPPDSPYAGGVFLVTIHFPPDYPFKPPKVAFRTKVFHPNINSNGSICLDILKEQWSPALTISKVLLSICSLLTDPNPDDPLVPEIAHMYKTDRAKYETTARSWTQKYAMG; translated from the exons ATGGCTTCGAAGCGGATCTTGAAGGAGCTCAAGGACCTCCAGAAAGACCCTCCTACCTCCTGCAGTGCTG GCCCTGTAGCTGAGGACATGTTTCATTGGCAAGCAACGATTATGGGTCCCCCTGATAGTCCTTATGCAGGGGGAGTCTTTCTAGTTACTATTCATTTCCCTCCTGATTATCCTTTTAAACCACCTAAG GTTGCATTTAGGACCAAAGTTTTTCATCCGAACATAAACAGCAATGGCAGCATATGCCTTGACATTTTAAAAGAGCAGTGGAGCCCTGCCCTGACTATATCCAAG GTGCTTCTCTCAATCTGTTCCCTCTTGACGGATCCAAACCCGGATGATCCACTGGTGCCAGAAATTGCTCACATGTACAAGACAGACAGGGCCAAGTACGAGACAACTGCTAGGAGCTGGACTCAGAAGTATGCCATGGGCTAG